Proteins from a single region of Anastrepha ludens isolate Willacy chromosome 5, idAnaLude1.1, whole genome shotgun sequence:
- the LOC128865249 gene encoding uncharacterized protein LOC128865249, with product MSASYWLTIFATLFCTQLSLSAVVQAAQPANQELQAFIGRVEALVLDTTDRALIITRNIYLNISKEMPPMLLQATNQTMQDYVWWVNEALNGSSNANFTINRKLLRQFKVNNLQIELLRRQLTPLQPEFNFQLISDEFTNSQKNITEFDNLYLWFMQEFADASQQLWDTLSEPTVEEQQELLELLDEISKEQQLREKDKLYDEFIAMFLFKIEENELETKELY from the exons ATGTCGGCAAGTTACTGGCTAACAATTTTTGCCACACTATTTTGCACACAG CTCTCCCTCTCGGCCGTTGTACAGGCTGCCCAGCCCGCCAATCAAGAGCTGCAGGCATTCATCGGCCGCGTTGAGGCGCTGGTACTCGATACCACCGATCGTGCACTGATTATCACCCGTAATATTTACCTTAACATAAGCAAAGAGATGCCACCAATGCTGCTGCAGGCTACCAATCAAACGATGCAAGATTATGTTTGGTGGGTCAATGAAGCATTGAATGGCTCATCAAATGCCAACTTCACCATTAACCGCAAATTGTTGCGGCAATTTAAAGTGAACAATCTGCAAATCGAACTGCTGCGTCGCCAATTGACTCCGCTGCAACCGGAGTTCAACTTTCAACTGATCTCAGATGAATTTACCAACTCACAAAAAAACATCACCGAATTTGATAATTTATATTTGTGGTTCATGCAGGAATTCGCGGACGCATCGCAGCAGTTGTGGGATACATTGTCCGAGCCTACAGTCGAGGAGCAACAGGAGCTATTGGAGCTGCTCGATGAGATCTCCAAAGAGCAGCAACTGCGTGAGAAGGATAAATTGTATGATGAATTTATTGCCATGTTTCTATTCAAAATCGAAGAGAATGAGTTGGAGACTAAAGAATTGTATTGA